A single genomic interval of Leptospira montravelensis harbors:
- a CDS encoding DNA primase — MSQSHKEDFDIVSLIELCREKKYETCVAGFSTIDKIDKITLPKKLKNRKLTVQALYALTNDMVQWKYLSSEEKALLQAEKDKLAGVTSTAGTSFAPHAEEDIEEDFIPEEEARKPELDEGYENEFGDETEEEEEEEEDDFDDDSDDDDDDSDEEEED, encoded by the coding sequence ATGAGCCAATCGCATAAAGAAGACTTCGATATCGTATCCTTAATAGAACTTTGCCGGGAAAAAAAATACGAAACTTGCGTGGCCGGTTTCAGCACGATCGATAAAATTGATAAGATCACTCTCCCTAAAAAGTTAAAAAACCGTAAATTGACGGTCCAAGCATTATACGCACTTACAAATGATATGGTTCAGTGGAAATACCTTTCCTCTGAAGAAAAAGCCCTTCTCCAAGCAGAAAAAGACAAACTGGCAGGAGTTACATCCACAGCCGGAACTTCTTTTGCTCCTCATGCAGAAGAAGATATCGAAGAAGACTTCATCCCAGAAGAAGAAGCTCGTAAACCAGAACTTGATGAAGGTTACGAAAATGAATTTGGGGATGAAACAGAGGAAGAAGAGGAAGAAGAAGAGGATGATTTCGACGATGACTCTGATGACGATGATGATGATTCAGACGAGGAAGAAGAGGACTAA
- a CDS encoding ABC transporter ATP-binding protein, translating into MSEVIRFDSVSFIRTDKKILDNVNFSLNQGDSLAIIGRNGAGKTTLINLLFGYSWPTTGSISAFGETYGETPMAPLQNRIGMVQPGHQETLLQKLTTFEMVLTGVIGTLGLYKEPTKEQEQIAESLLASVNLSHKKQQIYSTLSSGEKMKVLLLRAFGVGKEILVLDEPTATLDITARTDFGKSLSQLKMGSSLLTRILITHRIEEIPEDFSKILLLKEGKVISFGNKNEVLTDKNLSKLYDLDLQVNQNKGQYSVTVLS; encoded by the coding sequence ATGAGTGAAGTGATTCGTTTTGATTCTGTTTCGTTTATAAGAACTGACAAAAAAATTTTAGACAATGTAAATTTTTCCTTAAACCAAGGTGATTCACTTGCCATCATTGGAAGAAATGGCGCTGGGAAAACAACACTCATCAATTTACTTTTTGGTTATTCCTGGCCAACCACAGGTTCCATTTCTGCCTTTGGAGAAACTTATGGCGAAACTCCTATGGCTCCTTTACAAAATCGAATTGGAATGGTGCAACCAGGCCACCAAGAGACCTTACTACAGAAACTTACAACGTTTGAAATGGTTTTAACTGGGGTCATTGGAACTCTTGGCCTCTATAAAGAACCAACAAAAGAACAAGAACAAATCGCCGAATCGTTGTTAGCCTCAGTAAACCTAAGCCATAAAAAACAACAGATTTATTCCACTCTCTCGTCAGGCGAAAAAATGAAAGTTCTATTGTTACGAGCTTTTGGTGTGGGAAAAGAAATTTTGGTTTTAGATGAGCCAACAGCTACCTTAGACATTACAGCAAGAACCGATTTTGGGAAATCCTTATCCCAATTAAAAATGGGAAGTTCGTTACTCACAAGAATTCTCATCACACATAGAATCGAAGAAATCCCGGAAGACTTTTCTAAAATACTTTTGTTAAAAGAAGGAAAGGTAATTAGTTTTGGGAACAAAAACGAAGTTTTAACAGATAAAAATCTTTCAAAACTTTATGACTTAGATTTACAAGTGAATCAAAACAAAGGACAGTATTCCGTTACTGTCCTTTCATAA
- a CDS encoding HDOD domain-containing protein → MNFQDIISQLETAKESRINFYFVTEEQNQEIYALLVHVMGYMDKLYLVEVIFTVLKELLMNANKANAKRDYFSRENLDIQNASDYAKGMSRFQENIIMKWNEQLSRLDGGNYYISLLMKVEGKSIHFAVENNAPITKEELARVNRRIEVAKNYNDLSDAFSDVSDSTESAGLGLVLIQLLLKNSGIGSEKFKIFTNDKITRATLSVPEVTTPVEIQTDLKTKLLNEIDGLPPLPHSLTKIIQLCNNPDSDLHMISQEIERNPALSADLLKLSNSAFFANRSQVSSILQAVKVVGLKNLRNLLYVSGVRKIMEGQYGKMMDVWDHSSRCSYYARYLATENNHTNKIADIIAVSALLHDIGKFLLLSVDRGFFKKIETYQRGVDSGNSTLLEEMAIGLSHPQLGALLAEKWEFPLDLRVAIEYHHKPFLAPAELRDLVEVIYMANMMADYHEQKKGFYAIDKILLAKFNLDNIDVFSAAVNKIELLFKKSNE, encoded by the coding sequence GTGAATTTTCAAGATATTATCTCTCAATTAGAAACCGCAAAAGAATCGAGAATTAACTTTTACTTTGTAACAGAAGAACAAAATCAGGAGATATACGCATTACTTGTCCATGTAATGGGGTATATGGACAAACTTTATTTAGTAGAAGTCATCTTCACTGTCCTTAAAGAACTCCTTATGAACGCCAACAAGGCAAATGCAAAACGCGATTACTTCTCCCGAGAAAATTTAGACATCCAAAATGCTAGTGATTATGCGAAAGGAATGTCCCGGTTCCAAGAAAACATTATCATGAAATGGAATGAACAATTGAGCCGGTTAGATGGAGGAAATTACTACATTAGTTTGCTCATGAAAGTTGAGGGAAAATCCATTCACTTTGCTGTGGAAAACAATGCACCTATTACTAAAGAAGAGTTAGCGCGCGTTAATCGAAGAATCGAAGTCGCAAAGAACTACAATGACCTTTCTGATGCTTTTTCTGATGTTTCCGATAGCACAGAATCTGCAGGTTTAGGATTAGTACTCATCCAACTCCTTCTAAAAAATTCAGGAATCGGTTCTGAAAAATTTAAAATCTTTACCAACGACAAGATAACACGCGCTACATTGTCTGTACCAGAAGTGACAACTCCTGTAGAAATCCAAACAGACCTAAAAACAAAACTTTTAAACGAAATAGATGGATTACCGCCTCTACCACATTCTCTTACCAAAATCATTCAACTTTGTAACAATCCCGATTCTGATTTACATATGATTTCTCAGGAAATCGAAAGGAACCCTGCTCTTTCTGCCGATCTACTCAAACTTTCTAATTCCGCATTTTTTGCAAATCGAAGCCAAGTCAGTTCCATCTTACAGGCTGTGAAAGTTGTTGGTCTAAAAAACTTACGAAACCTACTCTATGTTTCTGGTGTCCGTAAAATTATGGAAGGCCAATACGGAAAGATGATGGATGTATGGGATCATTCCAGTCGATGCAGTTATTACGCTCGTTACTTGGCGACAGAAAACAATCATACAAACAAAATTGCAGATATCATTGCCGTAAGTGCTTTGTTACACGACATTGGAAAGTTCCTTTTACTTTCCGTGGACCGAGGTTTTTTCAAAAAAATTGAAACCTACCAAAGAGGAGTTGATTCTGGAAACTCAACTCTACTAGAAGAAATGGCCATTGGACTTAGCCACCCGCAACTGGGTGCACTCCTTGCAGAAAAATGGGAATTCCCCCTCGACCTTCGTGTAGCCATCGAATACCATCACAAACCATTTTTAGCTCCTGCGGAACTACGTGACCTAGTGGAAGTTATCTACATGGCAAATATGATGGCAGATTATCACGAACAGAAAAAAGGGTTTTATGCCATTGACAAAATCCTACTCGCAAAATTTAATTTAGATAATATCGATGTGTTCTCTGCTGCAGTGAATAAAATCGAACTTCTATTTAAAAAATCAAATGAGTGA
- a CDS encoding 6-hydroxymethylpterin diphosphokinase MptE-like protein → MGTDPKWSNLIEKIKNFPEFAGSLQSKWSLYTSPSYERNFPELIKVCQTNFQSQFSPGDLNKNTIQHFSKLWTHNYLKNRTRLFFNDTSIQWFQSFSGKNIPILFLGASPGLEIDLPRIKKDRNHFLIFASDTSIGYLLPNGVIPDFVVSFDSGRGTTYHLLLDLPKQIPIITWLGGSSYIFELTNPKILVNTGHPLDQITQHLFLNQLGKTWPHYSNPSLNLLGMVLSITDSIEDRQFFVSGVSFLAERGKSHCKGTGYERYYLPDTNRKKSLEATTKRLYSGDRKGKNQIAWNALNQKQSLPGFQFLSEDKEISFPFNYDKINSLQSFQGFPPSIADLAKWADQDHSSIIHKKTLNTWLRFSLS, encoded by the coding sequence GTGGGTACAGACCCAAAATGGTCAAATTTAATAGAGAAAATCAAAAATTTCCCCGAGTTTGCCGGCTCTTTACAATCCAAATGGAGTTTGTATACCTCTCCTAGTTATGAAAGAAATTTTCCCGAACTAATCAAAGTCTGCCAAACCAATTTTCAGTCGCAGTTCTCTCCTGGTGACCTCAACAAAAACACCATCCAACATTTTAGTAAATTATGGACTCATAACTACTTAAAAAACAGAACTAGACTTTTTTTTAACGATACGAGTATCCAATGGTTCCAATCCTTTTCAGGAAAGAATATTCCAATTTTATTTCTGGGTGCAAGTCCTGGTTTAGAAATCGATTTACCTCGGATTAAAAAAGACAGAAATCATTTTCTTATTTTTGCCAGTGACACATCCATCGGTTATCTTTTACCAAATGGAGTTATCCCCGATTTTGTTGTGTCGTTTGATTCCGGTCGAGGGACAACCTACCATTTATTGTTAGATTTGCCAAAACAAATCCCCATCATTACCTGGTTAGGTGGCTCATCCTATATCTTTGAACTTACTAATCCAAAAATTTTAGTGAATACTGGTCACCCTTTGGACCAAATTACCCAACATTTATTTCTAAATCAACTAGGCAAAACCTGGCCACATTATTCCAATCCTAGTTTGAACTTACTGGGAATGGTTTTATCTATAACAGATTCAATAGAAGATAGGCAATTTTTTGTGAGTGGAGTGAGTTTCCTTGCAGAACGTGGGAAATCTCATTGTAAAGGGACAGGTTATGAAAGGTATTACCTTCCAGATACCAATAGGAAAAAAAGTTTAGAAGCAACCACCAAACGTTTGTATTCTGGCGATAGAAAAGGTAAAAATCAAATTGCCTGGAACGCGCTGAACCAAAAACAATCTTTACCTGGTTTTCAGTTTCTCTCCGAAGACAAGGAAATTAGTTTCCCATTCAATTATGACAAAATAAATTCTTTACAATCTTTTCAGGGATTTCCCCCATCGATAGCGGATTTGGCAAAGTGGGCCGACCAAGACCATTCCAGTATCATTCATAAAAAAACCCTCAACACTTGGTTGCGGTTTTCACTAAGTTAA
- a CDS encoding type 1 glutamine amidotransferase — translation MRAVFIRFIDCEGPGILEPLLREAGYRVSYQNAYDRRIHLMPEIHLNFDLIVMLGGPQSVADPNEQEFFKPYYDIVKNLVALPNKKLIGICLGSQIIAKALGANVRPGTKGPETGFSDLQILKPEHPIFSGIQKESVLAFHLHEDIFDIPVGAEHLLASDFYANQMFAYKNRIFAFQTHLEPTLEMLNVWQSVHKDFIAKGNGDFSEIANKQKVMAETAKTIFRNIIKL, via the coding sequence ATGAGAGCAGTATTCATAAGATTTATCGATTGTGAAGGACCAGGGATTTTAGAACCCTTACTCCGCGAAGCGGGATATAGAGTTAGTTATCAAAATGCTTACGATAGACGAATTCATTTAATGCCAGAAATTCATCTGAATTTTGACTTGATAGTGATGTTAGGTGGTCCTCAATCAGTAGCTGATCCGAATGAACAAGAATTTTTTAAACCTTATTATGATATTGTAAAAAATCTGGTTGCCTTACCGAATAAAAAATTAATTGGAATTTGTTTGGGGTCTCAAATCATTGCGAAGGCGTTAGGTGCCAACGTGCGCCCAGGAACAAAAGGTCCAGAAACAGGTTTTTCTGACCTTCAGATTTTGAAACCTGAACATCCTATCTTTTCAGGAATACAAAAAGAATCAGTTTTGGCATTTCATTTACATGAGGATATTTTTGATATTCCTGTTGGTGCCGAACATTTACTTGCGAGTGATTTTTATGCAAACCAAATGTTTGCTTATAAAAATAGAATATTTGCTTTCCAAACACATTTGGAGCCAACTTTGGAGATGTTAAATGTATGGCAGTCCGTACATAAAGACTTTATCGCAAAAGGTAATGGTGATTTTTCTGAGATCGCAAATAAACAAAAGGTAATGGCAGAAACTGCTAAAACTATATTTCGAAATATTATAAAATTATAA